The following proteins come from a genomic window of Terribacillus aidingensis:
- a CDS encoding nitroreductase → MQLEQLIKGRRSVTNYDTTKQLSYKEIQELLDIAVWVPNHKMTQPWRFILIDGETKQKLGEINAKQGVKGAATAEEKEKKAEALKKKITDVPLWIAVVLEENTQMKLREEDYASASMLIQNFSLLAWEKGIGTIWKTNTLLENPDARELLQIKPGERNIGLLQVGFIGKEPKVKPRVPASERTTILN, encoded by the coding sequence ATGCAATTGGAACAGTTGATAAAAGGCAGAAGATCCGTAACGAACTATGATACAACCAAACAACTATCCTATAAGGAGATACAGGAATTACTTGATATAGCAGTGTGGGTACCAAATCACAAAATGACTCAGCCTTGGCGTTTTATTCTGATTGATGGCGAGACGAAACAAAAGCTTGGTGAAATCAATGCGAAGCAAGGAGTGAAAGGTGCGGCAACGGCTGAAGAGAAAGAGAAAAAAGCAGAGGCGCTGAAAAAGAAAATCACTGATGTCCCGCTTTGGATAGCTGTTGTATTAGAGGAAAACACACAAATGAAACTCCGTGAAGAAGATTATGCATCAGCAAGTATGCTGATCCAGAACTTCAGCCTGCTTGCTTGGGAAAAAGGAATCGGGACGATCTGGAAGACGAATACATTGCTTGAGAACCCAGATGCGAGGGAATTACTGCAAATCAAACCAGGTGAACGAAACATCGGACTACTGCAAGTCGGATTTATCGGTAAAGAACCGAAAGTGAAGCCTAGAGTGCCTGCAAGCGAACGTACGACAATATTGAACTAA
- a CDS encoding helix-turn-helix transcriptional regulator, whose translation MNLDRLSELRKKKNWSLQDTADRLGIAKSTYAGYESGYRRPSFEALIMLADLFGTSCDDLLGRHFDRSLELTERGDTELSVDQRKLTEKEIGGAIAFIRATRQIEEEQAL comes from the coding sequence ATGAATCTGGATCGGTTATCTGAATTAAGGAAAAAGAAAAATTGGTCACTGCAAGATACAGCAGACCGTCTTGGTATTGCCAAGAGCACATATGCAGGCTACGAATCCGGATATCGGCGTCCGTCATTTGAGGCACTGATTATGCTGGCAGACTTATTTGGAACAAGCTGTGACGATTTGCTGGGACGTCATTTTGATAGAAGCCTGGAGCTGACAGAGCGGGGGGATACAGAGCTGTCAGTCGATCAAAGGAAGCTGACTGAAAAGGAGATAGGCGGAGCAATAGCGTTTATCCGAGCAACAAGACAAATCGAAGAAGAGCAGGCATTATAA
- a CDS encoding ABC transporter ATP-binding protein: protein MGRLQTELLEVAYGDKSIVKDLTIEIPKGKITALVGANGSGKSTILKTMARVMKPKNGTVLLDGKSIHKQSTKAVAKQLAILPQNPVAPEGLTVAELVAYGRYPHQKGFGTLTPYDKEVINWAIEVTAMEDFAQRAVDQLSGGQRQRAWIAMALAQETETLFLDEPTTFLDMAHQLEVLMLLHKLNREENRTIVMVVHDLNHATRYADHMIAIKKGQVICEGSPAETVTAENLREVFNIEADVIIDPRSGVPLCLPYNILGSTAPVEPERMMEKTLA from the coding sequence ATGGGACGTTTACAGACGGAATTACTCGAAGTAGCCTATGGAGATAAATCAATCGTAAAAGATTTGACTATAGAAATACCTAAAGGAAAGATTACAGCTCTTGTCGGAGCGAATGGTTCTGGCAAATCCACTATACTTAAAACGATGGCGCGTGTCATGAAGCCGAAGAACGGCACGGTACTATTGGATGGGAAAAGCATTCATAAACAGTCAACGAAAGCGGTTGCGAAGCAGCTTGCCATCCTGCCCCAGAATCCAGTTGCACCAGAAGGTTTGACAGTAGCTGAACTTGTTGCATACGGGCGCTACCCTCATCAAAAAGGATTCGGAACCCTAACTCCTTATGATAAGGAAGTAATCAATTGGGCAATAGAAGTGACTGCGATGGAGGATTTCGCACAGCGTGCAGTCGATCAGCTTTCTGGCGGACAGCGTCAGCGCGCATGGATTGCGATGGCATTGGCACAAGAAACGGAGACGCTCTTCCTTGATGAACCGACAACATTCCTGGATATGGCGCATCAGCTGGAAGTGCTTATGCTGCTGCATAAACTGAATCGTGAAGAAAATCGCACAATTGTCATGGTTGTACATGATCTCAATCATGCGACACGTTATGCAGATCATATGATTGCTATCAAAAAGGGACAGGTCATTTGTGAAGGTTCACCCGCTGAAACCGTCACTGCAGAAAACCTGCGGGAAGTATTCAATATCGAAGCTGATGTGATCATCGACCCGCGTTCAGGAGTGCCTCTCTGCTTGCCATATAATATTCTCGGAAGTACCGCTCCTGTTGAGCCAGAACGTATGATGGAGAAAACTTTAGCATAA
- the aspA gene encoding aspartate ammonia-lyase encodes MADLQENYRIEKDFLGEKQIIKDAYYGIQTLRASENFPITGYRIHEEMIKALGIVKKSAALANMDVKRLYEGLGNAIVQASDEIINGLWHDQFIVDPIQGGAGTSINMNANEVITNRALEILGHEKGDYQHLSPNTHVNMSQSTNDVFPTAIHISTLNMLEKLLDTMEYMQQEFKKKAKQFDSVIKMGRTHLQDAVPIRLGQEFEAYSRVLERDIKRIKQSRQHLYEVNMGATAVGTGLNANPKYIEHVVEHLAANSGLPLVTAENLVDATQNTDAYTEVSASLKVCMMNMSKIANDLRLMASGPRAGLNEINLPARQPGSSIMPGKVNPVMAEMINQIAFQVIGNDNTICLASEAGQLELNVMEPVLVFNLLQSISIMNNGFRSFTDNCLIGIEANEALLKEYVDKSVGLLTAVNPHLGYEVAARIAREAILTGKSIRELCLQYDVLTEEELDIILNPYEMTKPGIAGEELFDR; translated from the coding sequence ATGGCAGACTTACAAGAGAACTACCGGATTGAGAAAGACTTTCTGGGAGAAAAACAAATTATAAAGGATGCCTATTACGGCATTCAAACGCTGCGCGCGTCAGAGAATTTCCCTATAACGGGTTACCGCATCCATGAAGAAATGATCAAAGCACTTGGTATCGTGAAAAAGTCAGCTGCTCTTGCCAATATGGATGTAAAACGCTTGTATGAAGGACTCGGCAATGCAATTGTTCAAGCATCAGATGAAATCATTAACGGCCTATGGCATGATCAATTTATCGTAGATCCAATCCAAGGCGGTGCTGGCACCTCTATTAATATGAATGCTAATGAAGTTATCACGAACCGCGCCCTGGAGATCCTCGGTCATGAAAAAGGTGATTATCAGCATTTAAGCCCTAATACACATGTAAATATGTCTCAATCGACGAATGATGTATTTCCGACAGCCATCCATATTTCGACATTGAATATGCTTGAGAAATTACTCGATACGATGGAATATATGCAGCAGGAATTCAAGAAGAAAGCGAAACAGTTCGATTCTGTCATCAAAATGGGGCGTACGCATCTTCAGGATGCAGTGCCGATTCGTTTAGGACAGGAGTTCGAAGCTTACAGCCGTGTGCTGGAAAGAGATATCAAACGAATCAAGCAGTCCCGTCAGCATCTGTACGAGGTCAATATGGGAGCAACAGCCGTCGGTACAGGTTTGAATGCAAACCCTAAATATATCGAACATGTTGTCGAACATTTGGCTGCCAACAGCGGCCTGCCGCTTGTAACTGCTGAAAATCTTGTCGATGCAACACAGAATACGGATGCCTATACCGAGGTTTCCGCTTCTCTGAAGGTTTGTATGATGAACATGTCCAAGATTGCCAATGACCTACGCTTGATGGCTTCTGGCCCGAGAGCAGGACTGAACGAAATCAACTTACCGGCACGTCAGCCAGGATCATCCATCATGCCTGGGAAAGTGAATCCAGTCATGGCTGAGATGATCAACCAAATCGCATTCCAAGTAATCGGCAATGATAACACGATTTGCTTGGCATCCGAAGCTGGACAGCTGGAATTGAATGTCATGGAACCTGTGCTTGTGTTCAACCTACTGCAGTCCATCAGCATCATGAATAACGGCTTCCGCTCCTTCACTGATAACTGTTTGATCGGCATTGAGGCAAATGAAGCTTTATTGAAGGAATACGTAGATAAAAGTGTTGGCTTGCTAACGGCAGTCAATCCGCATTTGGGCTATGAAGTTGCAGCACGGATTGCACGTGAAGCGATACTTACTGGTAAATCTATCCGTGAACTTTGCCTCCAATATGATGTCTTAACTGAAGAAGAGCTTGATATTATCTTAAATCCTTACGAAATGACAAAACCGGGTATTGCAGGCGAGGAGCTTTTTGATAGATAA
- a CDS encoding asparaginase, producing MKKLLLLTTGGTIASVEGSNGLSPAVDANELLSYVSNMDNDYTMETISLMNLDSTNMQPEDWVTMADAVKNHYDAYDGFVITHGTDTMAYTAAALSYMLQNANKPIVITGSQIPITFQKTDAKKNIKDAIRFACEEVGGVYVVFDGRVIQGTRAIKLRTKSYDAFESINYPYIAFIHEDEVEYNKKIQSEKVPFTVDTSLCTDVLLLRLYPGLKPEILDALGSMYKGIVIESYGSGGIPFEGRDLLLKINELVERGIIVVITTQCLEEGEDMSIYEVGRRINQELVIRSSNMNTEAIVPKLMWALGQSTDPKEVKRMMETPIAEDITIWPS from the coding sequence ATGAAGAAGCTATTATTACTTACCACCGGCGGCACCATTGCATCAGTCGAAGGATCAAATGGCCTGTCACCGGCTGTAGATGCGAATGAATTATTAAGCTATGTTTCCAATATGGATAATGATTATACAATGGAAACAATCTCGCTCATGAATCTGGACAGCACAAACATGCAGCCGGAAGATTGGGTGACGATGGCGGATGCAGTCAAAAATCATTATGATGCTTACGATGGCTTTGTCATCACGCATGGAACCGATACGATGGCTTATACGGCAGCAGCTCTGTCCTATATGCTGCAAAACGCAAACAAACCGATTGTGATCACTGGCTCGCAAATCCCGATTACGTTCCAGAAAACAGATGCGAAAAAGAATATTAAGGATGCCATCCGCTTTGCTTGTGAAGAAGTTGGCGGTGTCTATGTTGTATTTGATGGCCGTGTTATACAAGGAACACGGGCAATAAAGCTGCGGACGAAAAGCTATGATGCATTTGAAAGCATCAATTACCCGTACATCGCCTTCATCCATGAAGATGAGGTCGAATACAATAAAAAAATTCAAAGCGAAAAAGTCCCGTTTACCGTTGATACTTCCCTCTGTACTGATGTACTCTTATTAAGGTTGTACCCGGGCTTGAAGCCCGAGATATTAGATGCTTTAGGAAGCATGTATAAAGGAATTGTAATCGAGAGCTATGGCAGCGGCGGTATTCCATTCGAAGGACGCGACCTTCTCCTAAAGATAAACGAATTGGTGGAAAGAGGCATTATAGTCGTCATCACTACACAATGCCTTGAAGAAGGCGAAGACATGAGTATCTACGAAGTCGGGCGGCGCATCAACCAGGAGTTGGTGATTCGTTCAAGCAATATGAACACAGAGGCAATCGTACCGAAACTCATGTGGGCACTAGGCCAATCCACTGATCCTAAAGAAGTGAAACGCATGATGGAAACACCGATCGCTGAAGATATTACTATATGGCCCTCTTAA